Within Vicia villosa cultivar HV-30 ecotype Madison, WI linkage group LG1, Vvil1.0, whole genome shotgun sequence, the genomic segment CCGTGCACTTCTCGGCGACCTCTGCGCCGGTAACCAAAGGAAAACGAGAAACGCTAACGCGTTTTTCTCGTTCTTCATGGCGGTTGGTAACGTCCTTGGTTATGCTGCCGGTGCTTACAGTAAACTCTATCACGTGTTTCCGTTCACCAAAACAAAAGCATGTGATGTTTACTGTGCGAACTTGAAAAGCTGTTTCTTCCTTTCAATCGCGCTTTTGACAGTTTTAGCAACTTCCGCTTTGATCTACGTGAAGGAAACTGTTCTTACGCCGGAGAAAACCGTTGTAACGACGGAAGACGGTGGTTCAAGCGGTGGCATGCCGTGTTTTGGGCAGTTATCGGGTGCTTTCAAAGAACTAAAGAGACCCATGTGGATCTTACTATTGGTGACGTGTCTTAATTGGATTGCGTGGTTTCCTTTCCTCTTGTTTGATACTGATTGGATGGGGAAAGAGGTTTATGGAGGAACGGTTGGGGAAGGTCATGCGTATGATATGGGTGTGCGCGCGGGTGCTTTAGGACTCATGTTAAACTCAGTCGTTTTGGGTGCCACGTCACTGGGTGTTGATGTCTTGGCGCGTGGAGTTGGGGGCGTGAAGAGGTTGTGGGGAATCGTTAACTTCTTGCTCGCAATTTGTTTGGGTTTGACCGTTTTGGTTACTAAATTAGCCCAACATTCGCGACAATACGCCCCCGGTACCGGTGGTTTACAAGACCCTCTTCCACCTTCCGGCGGTATCAAGGCCGGCGCGTTAACTCTCTTCTCCGTTCTCGGAATTCCACTCGCGGTATACTTTTCTCCTAATCTTTTTCATTCTTATGGtttattttattcacttaaaCCAAGTTATCTGATAGCACAGACATTAGATACAAGTCTAAATCTGCGACATCTTATTTATTCTTCCTAGTGAAATCTATTGGACTATCTCtgacaatttttttataacaagtttttaaataaaaattatttttctataaataattCATTAATTACTGAGACAAGGGGAAAGTTGAAATAGTTTGACCAACTTGTAATTAATAGAAGGAATTGGAGTTTGCCATGCATGAAAGAAGACATGTGAATTTTACGATCTCCAaagattttcattaatttttcttTGGGTGATAGTGCTGTGAGTTGGGTCCCATTCAGTAAATTACAAACAGGGTCATTAATTTTACTTGAGAATTTAAGTTTTGCTTTAGACAAATTTATTTTGGACTTTAGTTTGAAATAAAGATTTTGCTAGTCTGTTGCTTTTGTTTGAATTGGAAAAGACAATTAACAACTTGTTCTGAATTTCTAtgtaaaaaataacatttttgaagtgttttagttattccttttgattatgaactgtcaatttaattataataatatatagtaAAAAACAAACCAATCATGGTTTATTAGATTAATTTTGGAATAAAGGTGCAGATGAGATGATGTATTAGTTTTATATATATCATATTCtagtttaattttataataataaaattatactaaTCTTGTGTTATTATTTTTTCAGATTACTTATAGTATACCCTTTGCTCTAGCATCTATATTCTCTAGCACCTCAGGGGCAGGCCAAGGTATaagaaaattcatcataataatcCACTTAGTTAAACAATTTTACTAACAAAAGTGCTTAACCTTttgctttttgtttaattttttgtttcagGGTTATCTCTAGGAGTTCTTAATCTTGCAATTGTTATACCACAGGTACTTTACTTtacttattaatatattaaaaaatcaaatgaatcTTATTTAGTATATGAATTAAATTATTGACCAAATGTGTATGTGTAGATGTTTGTCTCTGTTTTGAGTGGACCATGGGATGCTCTATTTGGAGGTGGCAACTTGCCGGCGTTTGTGGTGGGTGCGGTGGCGGCTCTAGCAAGTGGCATACTATCTATAATCTTACTGCCATCTCCACCACCAGATATGGCCAAGTCTGTATCAGCTACTGGAGGAGGCTTTCATTAAAACAGTGTGGAACATTTTCTTCATGTGTCTATCTTTTTTTGTCACCGCTTTTaatatggaagaagaagaaggaaaacaagaatgtttttttttttatataattttaatttgaagCCGTTGTGTAGAAGGCTTTTTTAGATTCCAACAAAATGCTGCTCTAGAATTGCCATTTTTGTGGCATGAATGACTAATAACCagtcatttttaatttgtaaagtTTGATGAGAGGCTGTATACAGATCCTGCTAGAGCAGGACTCAGCCCTTTCTTTATTTATATGTCATCTTTTGGTACATTTTGGATGCTTAGAGGATAATGTAGTGATGAAGTAAACATGCTTAGATGCATGTTTGTTTAATCCATTAATAATACTTATGGGGAGAATGTTCTGAATTGAGCTACTCTTCCTTCTATTGTAATTTGTAACAACAATCTCTCTTTTTTTCCTTCCATCATAGAGAAATAAATGCTTACATTAAGTACTATTTTATGGCTATCAAGTTGTTTACCTCCAGGAATTTTATGCTTACATCCAAGAATTTTTTGGGCCCAACTTGGAATTTGTTTACCTCTTGTTTTTGTTCCATTTGAAAAAGACTAATAAAAGATGTTTCAATGTATTTTTCCTAAAATGAGCTTCGAATTTATTTACAAGTAACTTATATAATAATCGTTAATTATTTACGGTAAAATATGAGAATATTTAATTACAACCATCGTAATGAAAGTGTGAATGTGATTGCTACTCTATGTCTATGCTAGTGAGACTGATGCAGTTCTTAAAAGACTATGTTGGCTAGTTGGCTTCTTATTGGTATGCATAGCGTTTGTTCAGAGCCTACTATCATATTATAGAAGATTTAGTTTACAACTCTGaatttccaaaagaagaagggAATTGGTTTAAGTTGTAGAAATTGAAAATCCCGCAAAAAGTAAAGCTCTTTCTTTGACCAACTGCAAGATGATAATCTTTCTAACTAGACTAAACCTAACTGAAAAATGTCTTTTGTATGAGTCTATATCGTTTTGTAATTTCTTCTGAATAGCAAATATTTGTAGGGTGGAATTATGTAGAATTGAGGTGGAGAGCGGCATGATACAACAAGTCTTATATTACTAAGTAAAGAATCAATATAATGTTTTATTTAGAATTATGCTTCTAAAtaattaatcttaatatttttcttattcttAATAAATTCTGAATTATAGTTTTTCTAGATTTCCCCTACTTTTAGTTAATTGACTTCTTTTTATCTAATCTACTTTGCTTACCACAAAATTTATGAATCTTCTTTCTACATGGCTAAATTCCATAAGTCTATTTTTCACAATCTTTTTTACTACAGATGCTACTCTAATACTCTTTTTAATATTATAGTAGTAGATAGACCACTTTCATGGTCTATCTCCCAAGTATAAAACCAAATTAATTCTCAGTCTCCGTCCAATCACTCTTTCTGATAACTTCATGGTATGATTCATAAGCTTATACCCCCTACATACATCTTCTCCAAGTCAAtaaaaaaataagtacaagtctTGTTGGTCTATCTGATACTGTTCTATCACACGTCGTAGTAGATAGATCGCTTCCATGGTCAACCTCTCAGGCATAAAATCAAAATGATTCTCATTGACTTGAGTCTCTTTTTTTAATATCCATTCAATcactttttctctaacttcatgatatgattcataagCTTAACCCCCTATAATTTGTAAAATTTTGTATATCACCATTGTTTTTATAGATTGAAACTAAAGTGCTTCTTCTCCATTCATCAGTCATTTTGTTTGACCTCATAATTTCATTAAAACATTTTGTGAGTCACTCAATACCTCTATCACCAAGAATTTTCCACACTTTATTATGTATTTTGTTCGATTCAACTTCCTTACTATTACTCATCCTTATCAATGCTTCTTTTACCTCTTGCTTATGAATTCAACGGTAGTAATTATAAGTTTGATCCTCTTTTCTAATGTCAAGACTGCTGGAGTCTATTGTGATATCatatcattcattaaataaactaTAGAAATACGTCTTTCACATATCCCTCATATCTTTTTTCTGAACCAATACTTTGGCTTCTTCATATTTAACACACTTCACCTTGATCCAAATCTCTGgtctttctttctcttcctttAGCAAGCCTATATATAGATTTTTCTCTCTCCTTGATTCCTAAATATTGGTATAACCCATAAAAAACCTGAGTTCTTTCTTCACTCACCGTGTTCTTGGTCTTGTTCTTAACTTTATTATACATTTCTCAAGTTTTGGCATTTTTACACTTAAACCATTCTTTAAAACAATCTTTTCACTCTAACTTTACTCTGAACACTTTCATTCTACCCCCGCGATTCTTTACCATTAGGCCTAACACCCCTTGATTCCACACATCATTCGATCTTCCTTGTAGTTGTCCAAATTTTCCCTCAAAAATCGTGTGTTGCAAACTTCCTTGATCCATGACGCTTCCATGtgacttcttctctttgttttcctaTTGATTCTTCCATCCATAACAAATACTCTATGTTAAGTAGTCAAACTTTCTCCTAGAATAACTTTACATTCCAAACAAATCTTACTGTTCGACTtcctaataaaaaagaaaattatctGACAACATATCGCTCCACTCTTATATTGATAAGATGTTCATCATATTTCTAAATCGGGTATTAGTTATAGTAAGATCAAAAGCTGACAAAAACTCTAAGATAGATTTACCTTTTGCATTTACTTCTCTCAGGCAATACCCTAATGCACAATCTCAAGACCTCTTGTTACGCTCCCTACGTGTCAATTTAGATTCCCTCTTAGAAAAAACTTCTCTCCTTGTGGTATTACCCTAAAGTAAGTCTTCTAAATCCTCCCAAAATTTTATCTTAAAACGTTATGCTAACCCTACCCAAGGTGCGTAAGCACTAATAACATTAAAGGTGTTTTGATCTACTTTAGACTCAAAGCTATGATTTGATCTCTTACTCTTTTCATATCCTTAATACCCTTCTTCCACTCCTTGTCCACAATAATTCTCACTCTATTTTTTCGATCTAATTTTTCCTATGCACCCTTTCTTTTACCTTTTCGCATGTCCACTTAGTTTCGTGTAGGGACATGAAATTAATCTTCCCCTAACTATAGAGTCTACTATCTTCATAGATTTTTTAGTATGTCTATATTCCATGAATCCTACTTTCATGAAGTAACTTCTTTACCCACATCTGTTTACGAAAGTGTGGGAACTCTTGTGTATTTTTCACTGCATCCATGAGGCGATGCAACATCCCTTGCTCTTTTGATACTGCAGTCGAGCCATACGTGTTGTTTCAGAACAATGACCTATCATTCAGATTATTTCGTAGATGATCTATGTCATTGAGACTCGAGGAAGTTTTACTTTGGGTGTCGTAGAAGCGAAACAGGTACTTAGTGACTTTAGATCCATGTTCTTCAAGATGCTAGATGTCCTGGATCATGGATCATGAACAGGGCCACAAGCTTGCGATGATTATGTGCTGTATCAGAATCAGTCAAGTGAAATCTGTGCTGTCAGTGCAGCCTCTTAGCGTGTATCTCAATGATCTAGTCCATCACTAAAGTGGACCTCAGGCCCATAACAGAATATATTCACCAAGCATTTGCATTCTTATCCACTTCAGAAGCTTCTTGAACTCATGTCAAAGTGGTGTTAACTGATGTGTACCTTACTTTATTTTTCAGTTATTTTCTGTTGATGGCAGTTAGTGGTAGTTGTAGGAAATTCAGTTCATACTCACTTTTCCTTCACAGTTCACACACTAATttctttctccttttttcttCAACACTCATGTTTACAGATTATCCTTTTCAGATTTGATTCTTTAATTAAGATTAAAGAAACATTTTTCTTACACTTTTACTAACAAGAAAATGGTGTAAAGATAAGTGCTCTTACTATTGCAACATAAGATACGATGTTTTCACTTATCTATAATTTGAGGCCACCACCTTTTTCAATAAGGTGATAGTAACTAATGCATGTAAGTGTTAAACTTTTTCTATACAATTCCCAAACAGCAATGTAGCTTTTCTGTGAAATTCACCAAAGCAAGTTCCTTGGTTGTTTCCATTTTATCCActtcttttataaaagaaaaacagTTAAAAGTGAAATCAAAACACTTTTGCAAAACATAAAGCAAACAAAAGAGAAGTGAAAAGGGTTATGCATGGCAAGATAGTAACAACTCTATACTTTTTCTTAATTACTAAACCATGCATATATTCGTTTGTTTATTAATATGAAACATGGTACAATTAAGGTGGTGAGAGGAATGTAGTGACGAAATAATTAAGCACACATGGTTGTGGTTGATGAGTTAGTAATGGTTGTTGGGAGTGGAAAATT encodes:
- the LOC131643684 gene encoding sucrose transport protein-like, with the translated sequence MEPLSSTKQINNNITKPSSLHVETPPLEPSPLRKIMVVASIAAGVQFGWALQLSLLTPYVQLLGIPHTWAAYIWLCGPISGMLVQPIVGYHSDRCTSRFGRRRPFIAAGSIAVAIAVFLIGYAADLGHSFGDNLDKKVRPRAIGIFVVGFWILDVANNMLQGPCRALLGDLCAGNQRKTRNANAFFSFFMAVGNVLGYAAGAYSKLYHVFPFTKTKACDVYCANLKSCFFLSIALLTVLATSALIYVKETVLTPEKTVVTTEDGGSSGGMPCFGQLSGAFKELKRPMWILLLVTCLNWIAWFPFLLFDTDWMGKEVYGGTVGEGHAYDMGVRAGALGLMLNSVVLGATSLGVDVLARGVGGVKRLWGIVNFLLAICLGLTVLVTKLAQHSRQYAPGTGGLQDPLPPSGGIKAGALTLFSVLGIPLAITYSIPFALASIFSSTSGAGQGLSLGVLNLAIVIPQMFVSVLSGPWDALFGGGNLPAFVVGAVAALASGILSIILLPSPPPDMAKSVSATGGGFH